From Bacteroidota bacterium, one genomic window encodes:
- a CDS encoding 50S ribosomal protein L1, with protein sequence MAKISKKRKQALAKVDQSKAYNLTEASKIVKEITTTKFDASVDLSIRLGVDPRKANQMVRGVVTLPHGTGKTKKVLVLCTPDKEAEAKEAGADYVGLDEYIQKIEQGWTDIDVVITMPSVMGKVGKLGKILGPRNLMPNPKTGTVTTDIAKAVNEVKAGKIDFKVDKQGSIHASIGKVSFDAKKIAENANELLHTIIKLKPSSAKGTYMKSVYLSSTMSPSVQVDTKTLS encoded by the coding sequence ATGGCAAAAATCAGTAAAAAGAGAAAGCAAGCTTTGGCCAAAGTGGATCAAAGCAAGGCTTACAATTTGACTGAAGCGTCAAAAATTGTGAAGGAAATCACTACCACAAAATTTGATGCATCAGTGGATCTTAGTATCCGTCTGGGTGTAGATCCCCGGAAAGCAAACCAAATGGTTCGCGGTGTCGTGACGCTTCCCCACGGAACCGGTAAAACCAAGAAGGTTCTTGTACTTTGTACACCCGATAAAGAAGCTGAGGCGAAAGAAGCCGGAGCGGATTATGTTGGACTGGATGAGTACATTCAGAAGATTGAGCAGGGATGGACAGACATCGACGTTGTAATCACTATGCCCAGTGTTATGGGTAAAGTTGGTAAACTCGGTAAAATCCTCGGTCCCAGAAACCTTATGCCGAACCCGAAAACAGGTACTGTTACGACTGATATCGCGAAGGCAGTAAACGAAGTGAAAGCCGGTAAGATCGACTTCAAAGTCGATAAGCAAGGCAGTATCCACGCATCCATCGGAAAAGTTTCTTTCGATGCGAAGAAGATTGCTGAAAACGCGAATGAATTGCTTCACACGATCATTAAACTGAAGCCATCATCCGCTAAAGGCACTTACATGAAGAGTGTATACCTGTCCAGTACGATGAGCCCATCGGTTCAAGTCGATACGAAAACCTTATCGTAA
- the secE gene encoding preprotein translocase subunit SecE has protein sequence MSKISAYIKESYTELVDKVSWPTWEELQSSVIVVMVATAIIGLVIFVMDFGFQAIMNLFYKMIA, from the coding sequence ATGAGCAAAATCTCTGCTTATATAAAAGAAAGCTACACCGAACTGGTTGACAAAGTTAGTTGGCCAACATGGGAAGAGCTTCAAAGTAGTGTGATCGTGGTAATGGTGGCTACAGCCATCATTGGTCTCGTGATCTTCGTGATGGACTTTGGTTTCCAGGCCATCATGAACCTGTTCTATAAAATGATTGCCTAA
- the ung gene encoding uracil-DNA glycosylase, translating into MNPKIEESWKLRLSDQFKQPYFGKLIEFLKEEKKKGESIFPPGTKIFSAFEHTPFNKVKVVILGQDPYHGPGQAHGLSFSVPQGVGLPPSLLNIFKELKNDLGIPIPKTGNLEKWADQGVLLLNATLTVRESQPGSHQNKGWELFTDSVIREISATRTGVVFILWGNYAKAKEVLIDTTKHFILKSPHPSPFSADRGFFGSKPFSRTNEILKREGQKEIDWNLE; encoded by the coding sequence ATTAACCCAAAAATTGAAGAAAGCTGGAAATTAAGGCTTTCTGATCAATTTAAGCAACCTTATTTTGGTAAACTCATCGAATTTCTCAAAGAAGAGAAAAAAAAGGGCGAAAGCATCTTTCCTCCTGGAACAAAAATTTTTTCCGCTTTTGAGCACACACCATTTAACAAGGTAAAAGTGGTTATTCTTGGACAAGACCCATATCATGGTCCGGGACAGGCACACGGACTTTCATTTTCTGTACCTCAGGGAGTCGGATTACCTCCTTCCCTTCTCAATATTTTCAAAGAATTAAAAAACGATTTAGGTATTCCTATTCCCAAAACCGGTAATCTTGAGAAATGGGCAGATCAGGGTGTATTATTACTGAATGCGACACTCACTGTTCGTGAGAGTCAGCCCGGTTCACATCAAAATAAAGGTTGGGAATTGTTTACGGATTCCGTCATCCGTGAAATATCTGCAACCCGTACAGGAGTTGTTTTCATTCTCTGGGGAAATTATGCAAAAGCAAAAGAAGTTCTGATTGATACCACAAAACATTTCATTCTTAAATCACCACATCCGTCTCCCTTCTCCGCAGACAGAGGGTTCTTTGGAAGCAAACCATTCTCCAGAACAAATGAAATTTTGAAAAGAGAAGGCCAGAAAGAAATCGACTGGAATCTCGAATGA
- the gap gene encoding type I glyceraldehyde-3-phosphate dehydrogenase has product MKKTRVAINGFGRIGRMTARMLMLKENVELVAINDLTDNLTLAHLFKYDSIHGKFAGEVKFDEKYLTIDGYKILSLSERDPAKLPWKSLEIDVLLECTGIFTDKAGAELHLKAGATRVILSAPAKGKEPVKTIVLGVNDELILPTDTILSNASCTTNNAAPMLKILDEKWGIESAFVTTIHAYTGDQNIHDAPHKDLRRARAAAVSIIPTSTGAAKALGDVLPHLQGKLGGAGIRVPTPDGSLTDVTCILKAHPSIEEINAAFKEASETYFKGILEYTEDPIVSIDIVGNPASCIFDSQLTTVLGSMAKVVGWYDNEMGYSNRLAELVVKIGQ; this is encoded by the coding sequence ATGAAAAAAACGCGTGTTGCTATTAATGGTTTTGGCAGGATTGGAAGGATGACAGCAAGAATGCTGATGTTGAAGGAGAATGTAGAATTAGTAGCCATTAACGATTTAACCGATAACCTCACACTCGCGCATCTTTTCAAATACGATTCGATCCATGGAAAATTTGCGGGTGAAGTTAAGTTTGATGAAAAGTATCTGACCATTGACGGATATAAAATTCTTAGTTTATCAGAAAGAGATCCTGCAAAGCTCCCATGGAAATCTTTGGAAATAGATGTGTTATTAGAATGCACCGGAATTTTTACGGATAAGGCAGGAGCGGAATTGCATTTGAAGGCCGGGGCAACACGCGTTATACTCTCTGCTCCCGCAAAAGGAAAAGAACCGGTGAAGACAATTGTTTTGGGAGTTAATGACGAGTTGATTCTGCCAACGGATACCATTTTGTCGAATGCTTCATGCACGACCAATAATGCGGCACCGATGTTGAAAATACTGGATGAGAAGTGGGGAATTGAATCCGCATTTGTGACCACTATTCATGCTTATACAGGAGATCAGAATATTCACGATGCTCCGCATAAGGATTTGAGAAGAGCAAGGGCAGCGGCTGTTTCCATCATTCCGACTTCAACGGGAGCGGCGAAAGCATTGGGAGATGTATTACCACATTTACAAGGGAAACTGGGTGGAGCAGGAATCCGGGTACCGACCCCGGACGGATCCTTAACTGATGTTACTTGTATTTTAAAAGCCCATCCAAGTATTGAAGAAATAAATGCTGCTTTCAAAGAAGCTTCCGAAACATACTTCAAAGGCATTTTGGAATACACTGAAGATCCTATTGTATCGATTGATATCGTAGGAAATCCAGCCTCTTGTATTTTTGATTCTCAGTTGACGACAGTACTTGGATCAATGGCTAAAGTTGTAGGATGGTATGATAATGAAATGGGTTATAGTAACCGTTTGGCGGAGCTTGTTGTGAAAATCGGACAATAA
- a CDS encoding MFS transporter: MSIKGNKKIIRAWAMYDWANSSYSLVITSALFPIYFHAITTTPENNTVRFLGRNFNSDSLQTYAISLAFLVIATINPLLSSIADYSGNKKKFMYFFSTLGAFACSSLFFFTSLDTLWVGVFGVVLAAIGYAGSIVFYNAFLPEIAEPQDQDKVSARGFAMGYIGSSMLLIFSLTMILFPDWYGGISSGMATRLAFLLVGVWWFGFAQYTFYYLPNNVYNRKSEGKVVRNGYRELKKVWNELKHTSRLKTFLLSFFFYNMGVQTVMYVATLFGDGELHLPSSILIAVILIIQFVAIGGAYLFSNLSKRLGNISALCISLATWVAVCVGAYFCDKRYGIDEQTMFMILAAVVGLVMGGVQSLSRSTYSKLLPETIDHASYFSFYDVCDKLGTVLGTLAFGLINERTGSMRNSIIVLISFFIIGLILLLRMRKGKLSMLEGENAHS; the protein is encoded by the coding sequence ATGAGTATAAAAGGAAATAAGAAAATAATCCGCGCCTGGGCAATGTATGACTGGGCGAATTCCTCCTACTCACTGGTAATTACTTCAGCATTATTCCCCATATATTTTCATGCAATAACAACCACCCCGGAAAACAATACCGTTCGTTTTCTTGGTAGAAATTTTAACAGCGATTCCCTGCAAACTTACGCGATCTCACTTGCCTTCCTTGTGATCGCTACCATCAACCCACTTCTGTCTTCTATTGCTGATTACAGCGGAAACAAGAAAAAGTTCATGTACTTCTTTAGTACACTGGGCGCTTTTGCCTGTTCTTCCCTGTTCTTTTTCACTTCGCTGGATACATTATGGGTTGGTGTCTTTGGAGTTGTTTTAGCGGCAATCGGATATGCAGGAAGTATCGTTTTCTACAATGCCTTTTTACCTGAAATTGCCGAGCCCCAGGATCAGGATAAGGTAAGTGCGAGAGGATTTGCAATGGGTTATATCGGGAGTTCAATGTTGCTAATATTTTCACTGACCATGATCTTGTTTCCTGACTGGTACGGAGGAATCTCAAGCGGAATGGCAACAAGGCTTGCATTTCTTCTTGTTGGAGTCTGGTGGTTTGGATTTGCCCAGTATACTTTCTATTATCTTCCCAACAATGTGTACAACAGAAAATCAGAAGGAAAAGTTGTACGTAATGGATATCGTGAATTGAAAAAAGTATGGAATGAATTGAAACACACTTCCCGTCTCAAAACATTCCTTCTTTCCTTTTTCTTTTACAACATGGGAGTGCAAACAGTCATGTACGTAGCGACTCTATTCGGCGACGGTGAACTGCATCTCCCCTCTTCAATTCTGATCGCTGTTATTCTGATCATACAATTTGTCGCTATCGGTGGAGCCTATTTGTTTAGTAACCTGTCAAAAAGATTAGGAAACATTTCCGCCTTATGCATTTCGCTTGCAACATGGGTTGCAGTTTGTGTAGGAGCATACTTTTGTGACAAGCGTTATGGAATAGACGAGCAAACCATGTTCATGATACTGGCTGCGGTTGTAGGTCTGGTAATGGGTGGTGTACAATCTTTATCAAGATCAACCTATTCAAAATTGCTGCCCGAAACAATCGATCACGCTTCCTACTTCAGTTTTTATGATGTTTGTGATAAACTCGGTACAGTATTGGGAACACTTGCATTTGGATTAATCAATGAAAGAACCGGAAGCATGAGAAACAGCATCATTGTTCTCATCAGCTTTTTCATTATCGGACTGATTTTGTTACTTCGCATGCGAAAAGGAAAATTGTCAATGCTGGAAGGTGAGAATGCACATAGTTAA
- the nusG gene encoding transcription termination/antitermination factor NusG: MSEAQQQKELVRKWYVVRAISGKEKKVKQYIESEINRLKLNDYVAQVLIPTEKFYQIRNGKKVSKERNILPGYVLIEAALVGEIPHIIENISGVISFLGAKGEAPAPLRQSEVNRILGKMDELADSEAVMSVPFVVGETVKVIDGPFNSFSGVIEEINEEKKKLKVMVKIFGRKTPLELNYMQVEKE; this comes from the coding sequence ATGTCCGAAGCACAACAGCAGAAAGAACTGGTGAGAAAATGGTATGTCGTTCGTGCCATCAGCGGTAAGGAGAAGAAAGTAAAGCAATACATCGAATCCGAAATCAACCGATTGAAGCTGAACGATTATGTCGCGCAGGTATTGATTCCAACGGAGAAGTTCTACCAGATCCGTAACGGTAAAAAAGTCAGTAAAGAGAGAAATATTCTTCCGGGTTATGTGCTGATTGAAGCCGCCCTGGTTGGAGAAATTCCTCACATCATAGAAAATATTTCCGGGGTGATTTCTTTCCTCGGAGCAAAAGGTGAAGCTCCGGCTCCTTTGCGTCAGTCTGAAGTGAACCGAATCCTCGGCAAGATGGATGAACTGGCGGATAGTGAAGCAGTCATGAGTGTTCCATTTGTGGTTGGGGAAACTGTGAAAGTGATCGATGGTCCGTTCAATAGTTTCAGCGGAGTGATTGAAGAAATCAATGAAGAAAAGAAAAAGCTCAAAGTAATGGTGAAAATTTTCGGAAGAAAAACACCGCTTGAGTTGAATTATATGCAAGTAGAAAAAGAGTAA
- the hemE gene encoding uroporphyrinogen decarboxylase encodes MKLQNDLLLRAARGEKTERTPVWLMRQAGRILPEYRVVREKIGGFKELVETPEFAAEVTIQPVDILNVDAAIIFSDILVIPEAMGLPYQMVESKGPWFERTIQNKKDIDQLKIADANDLPYVMDAIKLTKKELNGRVPLIGFAGAPWTILSYMIEGRGSKTFSKAKKFLYTEPVLAHQLLEKITQSTINYLKGQVAAGANIVQIFDSWAGILSPKQYSEFALRYISAICDAIREVPVIVFAKGAFFAREEMSALKCEVIGLDWNMGIEESRKIIGWNKTLQGNMDPCLLYADDETIVRETQKMMKDFGPNRHIANLGHGLYPDIEKEKVKLFIETIKNFRF; translated from the coding sequence ATGAAATTACAAAATGATTTATTGCTTCGTGCAGCGCGCGGAGAGAAGACAGAACGTACACCTGTATGGTTGATGCGACAAGCCGGAAGAATTCTACCGGAATACCGGGTTGTCAGGGAAAAGATTGGTGGATTTAAAGAGCTTGTTGAAACCCCTGAATTCGCAGCTGAAGTAACCATACAGCCGGTAGACATCCTGAATGTGGATGCAGCAATTATTTTTTCTGATATCCTCGTTATTCCTGAAGCGATGGGTCTTCCTTACCAGATGGTAGAGAGCAAAGGCCCCTGGTTCGAGAGAACTATCCAAAATAAAAAAGACATAGATCAATTAAAGATCGCGGACGCGAACGATCTTCCCTATGTGATGGATGCGATCAAGCTTACTAAAAAAGAATTAAACGGACGTGTTCCACTCATTGGCTTCGCCGGAGCTCCATGGACCATCTTATCTTACATGATCGAAGGCCGCGGCAGCAAAACGTTTAGTAAAGCAAAAAAATTCTTGTACACCGAGCCAGTATTGGCGCATCAGTTGCTTGAAAAAATTACACAAAGCACCATCAATTACCTGAAAGGTCAGGTTGCGGCCGGAGCGAATATCGTCCAGATTTTTGACTCCTGGGCGGGAATTCTTTCTCCAAAACAGTATAGTGAATTTGCTCTTCGATATATCTCTGCCATCTGTGACGCGATCCGCGAAGTACCGGTAATTGTCTTTGCAAAAGGAGCATTCTTCGCAAGAGAAGAAATGTCAGCATTGAAATGCGAAGTCATCGGACTTGACTGGAATATGGGTATTGAAGAATCAAGAAAAATTATTGGCTGGAACAAAACTTTGCAGGGAAATATGGATCCTTGTCTCTTGTATGCGGACGATGAAACTATTGTTCGCGAGACGCAGAAGATGATGAAAGATTTCGGTCCTAACAGACACATCGCGAATCTTGGTCACGGACTGTATCCTGATATTGAAAAGGAGAAAGTAAAGTTGTTTATCGAAACTATTAAAAATTTCCGGTTCTGA
- a CDS encoding OsmC family protein, whose amino-acid sequence METVHTVYIGELRTEATHVKSQEKIMTDAPPDNQGKGEYFSPTDLLAASLGSCMATLMGIASRTHQINIDGTELRITKIMASNPRRVAEVQIDFDMPDIQYSEKEKAILVNAAKTCPVALSLHPDLKQTIQFLWK is encoded by the coding sequence ATGGAAACAGTGCATACAGTATACATCGGGGAGCTCCGTACCGAAGCTACACATGTGAAGTCGCAGGAGAAGATCATGACGGATGCTCCGCCGGATAACCAGGGAAAAGGAGAATATTTTTCTCCGACTGATTTACTTGCGGCATCCCTTGGAAGTTGCATGGCAACTTTGATGGGGATCGCTTCAAGAACTCATCAGATCAATATAGACGGAACGGAATTACGAATCACAAAAATCATGGCTTCAAATCCCCGGAGAGTGGCGGAAGTTCAGATTGATTTTGATATGCCGGATATTCAATATTCAGAAAAAGAAAAAGCGATTCTTGTAAATGCTGCGAAAACTTGTCCGGTAGCATTAAGTCTCCATCCTGACCTGAAGCAAACGATACAATTTCTTTGGAAATAA
- the lipA gene encoding lipoyl synthase, translating to MDLPAETKSAKQRKPDWLRVKLPIGEEYRKVREIVSDHKLHTICQSGNCPNMGECWGAGTATFMILGNVCTRSCGFCNVATGRPEAVDPFEPLRVAKSVKLMGVKHCVITSVDRDDLADGGSQIWVETIQKIREYSPETTLETLIPDFQGKWENLERVLDVRPEVISHNLETVRRLTKQVRVQAKYERSLEVLKRISDAGIAAKSGIMLGLGESKEEVLESMQDLRQSNVSILTLGQYLQPTSEHLPVVEFVHPDVFAEFKKAGMEMGFRVVESGPLVRSSYHAEKHLL from the coding sequence ATGGATTTACCAGCAGAAACAAAAAGTGCAAAGCAACGCAAGCCGGATTGGCTCAGGGTGAAACTTCCTATAGGGGAAGAGTACAGGAAAGTTCGTGAAATTGTGAGTGATCATAAACTCCACACCATTTGTCAGAGCGGGAACTGTCCGAATATGGGTGAATGTTGGGGCGCAGGCACAGCAACATTTATGATTCTTGGTAATGTATGCACTCGTTCCTGTGGTTTTTGCAATGTAGCAACGGGCAGACCGGAAGCGGTGGATCCTTTTGAACCCTTACGTGTGGCAAAATCTGTCAAGCTTATGGGAGTAAAACACTGTGTGATTACTTCGGTCGACCGTGATGATCTGGCGGATGGCGGATCACAGATCTGGGTGGAGACGATTCAAAAGATCAGGGAATATTCACCGGAAACAACACTTGAAACACTCATTCCTGACTTCCAGGGTAAATGGGAAAATCTGGAGCGTGTTTTGGATGTTCGGCCGGAAGTGATTTCTCACAATCTTGAAACTGTACGAAGACTCACCAAACAAGTGAGGGTACAGGCGAAATACGAAAGAAGTTTAGAAGTATTGAAAAGAATCAGTGATGCCGGTATTGCTGCGAAGTCAGGTATCATGTTGGGATTGGGAGAGAGCAAAGAAGAAGTACTTGAATCGATGCAGGATCTCCGTCAATCGAATGTGTCGATACTTACATTGGGACAGTATCTTCAACCAACAAGTGAGCATCTCCCTGTAGTAGAATTTGTACATCCGGATGTATTTGCAGAATTCAAAAAGGCTGGAATGGAAATGGGTTTTCGTGTTGTTGAAAGTGGTCCATTGGTTCGTTCCAGTTATCATGCGGAGAAGCACCTTTTGTAA
- the rplK gene encoding 50S ribosomal protein L11 encodes MAKEISTYIKLQVKGGAANPAPPIGPALGAKGVNIMEFCKQFNARTQDQPGKVLPVIITVYTDKSFDFVIKTPPAAVQLLDFAKLKSGSKEPNRNKVGTVNWDQVRQIAEIKMPDLNCFTIESAMSMVAGTARSMGITVEGDRPF; translated from the coding sequence ATGGCAAAAGAGATAAGCACATACATTAAACTTCAGGTTAAAGGCGGAGCGGCAAATCCTGCACCTCCGATTGGACCGGCCCTCGGTGCGAAGGGTGTCAACATCATGGAATTCTGCAAGCAGTTCAACGCTCGTACGCAGGATCAGCCAGGAAAAGTATTACCTGTTATCATCACAGTTTATACAGATAAATCTTTTGATTTCGTTATCAAGACTCCTCCTGCAGCTGTGCAGTTGCTTGATTTTGCGAAATTGAAAAGCGGATCAAAAGAGCCAAACCGTAATAAGGTTGGTACTGTAAACTGGGATCAGGTGCGTCAGATTGCTGAAATTAAAATGCCTGACCTGAACTGTTTTACAATTGAATCAGCAATGAGTATGGTTGCCGGTACTGCACGCAGCATGGGTATCACTGTAGAAGGTGATCGTCCGTTCTGA
- a CDS encoding BamA/TamA family outer membrane protein, producing the protein MEKQLLSQKTFVDSLSMLRELNNTLLRLQGSGFLAASIDSIHCNQKDCIAELYLGDYFAWAYLDKGNVENDLLSGTGFRSKLFEKKPFRLEQILKIEEKILQNCENNGYPFASIKLDSLRITTNEISGKLNLIKNKAVTVDSVVLRGKATIAPVYIYSYIGIRPGDLYNESKISKISNRIRELAFVSENRPSRVVFTKTETKLELFLENKKASQFDGVIGLLPDDAKPGKFTFTGEAHLKLQNSLKRGEIIEFNWKQLPGKTQDLKIHGLYPFLLNTPFGIDGNLTLYKKDSTYVDITKNIGIQYSFAGNDFLKAFINDKESNLQLTKGLENLTTLPPYADITIVTYGLTFHFERLDYRLNPRKGLLFELTGSTGNRTIRKNSSINPVLYDSLRLRTTNYQGEINLDYFIPLGGRHVLNLGTISAYIYNPEIFTNELFRIGGLRSLRGFDEESIYASAFSIGKLEYRYLLEQNSFLFAFFNGAWYENKNRSGYISDQPFGFGAGIDFETKLGIMSVSYALGKQFDNPIYFRTGKIHFGIVNYF; encoded by the coding sequence ATGGAAAAGCAATTGCTTTCTCAAAAAACATTCGTAGATTCATTAAGTATGTTGCGTGAGCTCAACAACACGCTGCTTCGTTTACAAGGAAGTGGTTTTTTAGCCGCAAGTATCGATAGTATCCATTGCAACCAAAAAGACTGCATTGCAGAATTATATCTTGGTGATTATTTCGCGTGGGCATATCTGGATAAAGGAAATGTCGAAAATGATTTGTTGAGCGGAACCGGATTCAGATCAAAGTTATTTGAAAAAAAACCATTTCGTCTGGAACAAATTCTCAAAATAGAAGAGAAGATTTTACAAAACTGCGAAAACAACGGATATCCATTTGCAAGTATAAAACTCGATAGTCTCCGGATTACAACGAATGAGATCAGTGGAAAATTAAATCTTATAAAAAATAAGGCTGTAACTGTCGACAGTGTGGTACTTAGAGGAAAAGCAACTATCGCGCCTGTTTATATTTACAGTTACATCGGAATCCGACCTGGCGATTTGTACAACGAATCCAAAATATCAAAAATCTCCAATCGAATCCGGGAATTAGCATTCGTTTCTGAAAATCGTCCCAGCCGCGTAGTATTTACAAAAACCGAAACCAAGCTGGAATTGTTTCTTGAAAATAAAAAAGCAAGTCAGTTCGACGGAGTCATCGGACTTTTGCCGGATGACGCGAAACCCGGGAAATTTACTTTCACGGGTGAAGCGCATTTGAAACTGCAAAACTCACTGAAGCGTGGAGAAATTATCGAGTTCAATTGGAAACAACTTCCGGGTAAAACACAAGATTTAAAAATTCATGGACTTTATCCCTTTCTCCTCAACACTCCTTTTGGAATCGATGGGAATCTTACTCTGTATAAGAAAGATTCAACGTATGTTGATATCACAAAAAATATTGGCATACAATACAGCTTTGCCGGGAATGATTTTCTAAAGGCATTCATAAACGATAAAGAAAGTAACCTTCAACTTACAAAGGGCCTTGAGAACCTCACCACCCTTCCTCCTTATGCTGACATTACCATTGTCACCTACGGACTCACATTTCATTTTGAAAGACTGGATTATCGTCTGAATCCAAGAAAAGGTTTACTCTTTGAACTAACCGGTAGCACCGGAAACAGAACTATTCGAAAAAACTCTTCCATCAATCCGGTTTTATACGACAGTTTGCGTTTACGAACGACAAATTACCAGGGTGAAATCAACCTCGATTATTTCATTCCACTCGGAGGAAGACATGTTCTGAACCTGGGTACAATCAGTGCATACATTTACAATCCTGAAATCTTCACGAATGAATTGTTTCGGATTGGCGGTTTAAGATCACTGCGTGGTTTTGATGAAGAATCAATTTATGCTTCCGCATTTTCCATAGGCAAACTTGAATACAGGTATTTGCTCGAACAGAATTCATTTCTCTTTGCATTTTTCAATGGAGCCTGGTATGAAAATAAAAACCGTTCCGGTTATATCTCAGATCAACCTTTCGGATTTGGTGCCGGTATTGATTTTGAAACAAAGCTTGGGATTATGTCGGTCAGTTATGCACTTGGCAAACAATTCGACAACCCGATTTATTTTCGAACCGGGAAAATTCACTTTGGAATCGTGAATTATTTTTAG
- the tuf gene encoding elongation factor Tu: protein MAKEKFDRSKPHVNIGTIGHVDHGKTTLTAAITTVLASKGLAELRSFDSIDNAPEEKERGITINTAHVEYATANRHYAHVDCPGHADYVKNMVTGAAQMDGAILVVAATDGPMPQTREHILLARQVGVPKIVVFMNKVDMVDDPELLDLVEMEIRELLSFYEFDGTNTPVIRGSALGGLNKDPKWVEAIMQLMDAVDSYIPIPPRDVDKPFLMPVEDVFSITGRGTVATGRIERGVINSGDDVEIIGMQEKSLKSTVTGVEMFRKILDRGEAGDNVGLLLRGIEKNDIRRGMVVAKPGSITPHTQFKAEIYVLKKEEGGRHTPFHNKYRPQFYLRTTDVTGEITLPEGREMVMPGDNVTITVELIQPVAMDKGLRFAIREGGRTVGAGQVIEIVK from the coding sequence ATGGCAAAAGAAAAATTCGATCGTTCCAAACCTCACGTCAACATTGGAACAATTGGTCACGTTGACCACGGTAAAACGACCCTCACTGCCGCCATTACCACAGTTTTGGCTAGTAAGGGTCTTGCTGAATTACGTTCATTCGATTCAATCGATAACGCTCCTGAAGAAAAAGAGCGTGGTATCACTATTAACACGGCTCACGTTGAATATGCAACGGCGAACCGTCACTATGCACACGTTGACTGTCCGGGTCACGCTGACTATGTAAAGAACATGGTAACAGGTGCGGCTCAGATGGATGGAGCGATCCTGGTGGTTGCTGCAACTGATGGTCCTATGCCACAGACTCGTGAGCACATCCTTCTTGCTCGTCAGGTTGGTGTTCCAAAAATCGTTGTATTCATGAACAAAGTGGACATGGTTGACGATCCGGAACTTCTTGACCTCGTTGAAATGGAAATCCGTGAGTTGTTGAGCTTCTATGAATTTGATGGAACAAACACTCCTGTTATCCGTGGTTCTGCTTTGGGTGGTCTGAATAAAGATCCGAAATGGGTAGAAGCTATCATGCAATTGATGGATGCGGTTGACTCATATATTCCGATTCCTCCACGTGATGTTGATAAGCCTTTCCTTATGCCTGTAGAAGACGTGTTCTCGATCACTGGTCGTGGAACAGTTGCTACCGGTCGTATCGAGCGTGGTGTTATCAACTCTGGTGATGATGTTGAAATCATCGGAATGCAGGAGAAATCTTTGAAATCAACGGTTACTGGTGTGGAAATGTTCCGCAAAATCCTTGACCGTGGTGAAGCTGGTGATAACGTTGGTCTGCTCCTCCGTGGTATCGAAAAGAACGATATCCGTCGCGGAATGGTTGTAGCTAAGCCGGGATCAATCACTCCTCACACTCAGTTCAAAGCTGAAATCTACGTATTGAAGAAAGAAGAAGGTGGTCGTCACACTCCTTTCCACAACAAATACCGTCCTCAGTTCTATCTCCGTACAACAGATGTTACAGGTGAAATCACACTTCCGGAAGGACGTGAAATGGTAATGCCTGGTGACAACGTTACCATCACAGTTGAATTGATTCAGCCGGTGGCAATGGACAAAGGTCTGCGTTTCGCGATTCGCGAAGGTGGCCGTACTGTTGGTGCAGGTCAGGTAATTGAGATCGTAAAATAA